The segment GGCGCGTTCGGCCTGCCGCTGTCCGCCGTCATCGCCCAGAACGCCAGCTGGCACGCGCTGTTCTGGATCTCCGCCGCGCTCGGCCTGCTGGTCGCCGTCGCCGTGTTCTTCCTCGTCCCCGAGTCCCCGGTCCGCTCCGGCGGCCGCTTCGACGTGGTCGGCGCGATCGGGCTCACCATCGGACTCGTCGCCCTGCTGCTCGCCATCTCCAAGGGCAGCGACTGGGGTTGGGGCTCCGGCACCACCCTGGGCATGCTCGCCGCCGCCGTCGTGGTGCTCCCGGTCTGGGGCTGGTGGGAGCTGCGCACCCAGCAGCCGCTGGTCGACCTGCGCACCAGCGTCCGCCGCCAGGTGCTGATGACCAACCTGGCCTCCGTGGTGATCGGCTTCGCGATGTACGCGATGAGCCTGGTCTCGCCGCAGCTGCTCCAGATGCCCACCGCCACCGGCTACGGCCTCGGCCAGTCGATGGTCGCCGCCGGCCTCTGGATGGCCCCCGCTGGCCTGGTCATGATGCTGCTCTCGCCGATCTCCGCCAAGCTCTCCCGGGCCAAGGGCCCCAAGGTCTCGCTGCTGGTCGGCGCCGTCATCATCACCGCGGGCTACCTCTCCGCGCTCGCCCTGATGGGCCACGCCTGGGGCGTGCTGGTCTTCTCCTGCCTGATCAGCGGCGGCATCGCGTTCGCCTACGCGGCCATGCCCGCCCTGATCATGGGCGCCGTCCCGGTCTCCGAGACCGCCGCCGCCAACGGCCTCAACACCCTGATGCGCTCCATCGGCACCTCCAGCTCCTCCGCCGTCATCGGCGTGGTGCTGGCCCACATGACCACCGACTTCCACGGGCACACCCTGCCCTCGGAGGGCGGCTTCCGCACCGCCTTCATGATCGGCGCCGGCGCGGCCGTCGCCGCCGCGCTGGTCACCCTCGCCATCCCCGGCATCCGCCGCGCGGTGGCCGGCGGCGCGGCCGACCCGAAGGACGGACCGCAGCTGACCGCCGTCACCGAGGGCGCGACCGCCAAGTAGCCCCCGCGCCCGCCCGGGTGGGCCGTTCGTCCCCGCGGGGAGGAACGGCCCACCGCCGTTTCCGGGCCGGCGGTTCGTCTACGCGCAGACGAACGCCCGGCGGGGTCCTCCGGGTCGGCGGTTCATCCGTGCAGAGATGAACGCTCGGCGGGGCCCTCCGGGCAGGCGGTTCCTCTACGCGGAGACGAACCGCCCGCCCGGCGGCGTCCCCGGGCAGGCGGGCGGTTCGTCCCCGCGCGGAGGAACGGCGGCCGGGCATCGTCGGGCCATGGCTATCGCGCAGGTCACGGCAGTAGGGTGCGCGGATGGCGACCCACGAGCGAGAGATCACCGGCCCCGTCGACCTGTGCGGCCCCGACGGGCGGCTGCACCGCGGGGCCGTCGGCTGGTCGCGCACCCCGCTGCACCGCGGCAACCTGCGCGGCTGGGGGCGCACCAAGCGGTGGGAGTACTGGTGCGTCACCACGCCCACCCACCTGCTCGCGCTCACCGTCAGCGACCTCGACTTCCTCACCCTCGACACCGTGTACTTCCTGTCCTGGGACGAGCACGGCGTCCTCGAGGACCACGAGCGCACCGCGATCGCCCCCGGCCTGCCGCTGCGCCCCACCGCCTTCCCCGCGGGCATCGCGGGCTCCGGCGGCCCGCACGGCGCCGACCTCACCGTCGGGCCGGAGCGCCCCGGCCGCCGCCGGGTCCGGATCTCGATCACCCACGAACCCGGCGGCACCCGGCTGCGCGCCCGCGCCCTCACCGCCGATCTGCGCCCGCTGGAGGCCGACCTGCTGGTCGCGCTGCCCGACGGCCACGAGACCCTGTCGGTGGTCGTCCCCTGGGACGACAAGCGCTTCCAGTACACCTCCAAGCACACCGCCCGCCCCGCCACCGGCACCGTCCGGCTCGGCGACCGCACGTACGGATTCGGGACGGACGGGGACTCCTGGGGCGTGCTCGACCACGGGCGCGGGCGCTGGCCACGCTCGCTCGGCTGGAACTGGGGCGCCGCGTCCGGCCGCACCGACGGGCACACCGTGGGCCTGCAGTTCGGCGGGCAGTGGACGGAGGGCACCGGCAGCACCGAGAACGCGCTGTGCGTGGACGGCCGGCTCAGCAAGATCGGCACCGAACTCGACTGGCGCCACGACCCCGCCGACCCGCTCGCCCCCTGGCGGATCACCACCCCCGGCAGCGACCAGGTCGACCTGGTCTTCCACCCCTTCCACGACCGCCGCACCCGCACCGAGGCGGGCCTGATCGCCAACCGCACCGACCAGTGCTTCGGCCACTACCGCGGCACCGTCCGCACCGACGACGGCCTGCGCGTCGCGGTCGACGGCCTGCTGGGCTGGGCCGAGGACGTCCGGATGCGCTGGTGAACACCCCCGCCGCACCCGCCACGCCGCCCATGTGCCCCGCGCACGGCCCCGGCCCCGACCTCGCCGCCCTGGTCGGCCGCCGGCTGACCGGTGTGGTCGCGTCCTGGTACAGCCACGAGGGCGAACGCGCGGCCGACCCCGTGGTGGTCTGGCTGCGCGACGACCGCGGCGGCTGCACCTTCGTCGCCACCGGCAGCGACTGGTGCCTGATCGTCGCCGACGACCGGCCGCACGCCGACGTCGACCTGGGCGAGTGGGGCCGCCTCGACGTCCGCGACGCCCCGCACGACACCCCCTTCGCCCCGCACCTGGGCCACCCCGTCCTGGCCGCCCGCGAGGAGCACACCCCGCTCACCGGCCGCACCGCCCTCGAACTCGACTTCCCGACCGGCACCGTCCGCTGCGAGTCCTGGGACGGCGACCTGCGGCTGACCGGAACCGGAACCCCGCGATGACCGGACTCCCGGACCGGATCGCCCGGTCGGGCGGCGCCGCCGAGTGTTCCGCGCCGCTGTCCGGCGGGAGGGACAGCGTGCCCCGCATGGACGACACCCGGCTCGACGCGCTGACCCTGGCCTGTGCCGGCGTGCTGCCCTACCCGGGGGAGTGGCGGCGGGCGCCGTACGAGGAGCGGGAGGTGGACGGGGCGCGTTACCACCTGGTCGCCGTCGATCCGGGGGTGAGCGCGATCGGGGTGCGGGTCGACGGCGGGCCGGTGATGGTGCTGCCGGAGGAGGAGGGCGAGCCCGGGCTGCTGAACTCCGGTCCGGGGCAGCTGCTCGCCTTCCTGGAGCTGTACCGGGAGGCGGCGGCGGAGGCCGAGCGGTACGAGGCGGACGAGGAGCCGGACGAGTCGCCGGCGGCGGCGGAGGAGCCGGCGGACGCGCTGCTGGCCCGGTTCGCGGCGGTGGACCCGGCGGCGGTGGACCCGGCGGCGGTGGCGGACGAGAACGCGTACTGGTGCATCGCCGCGGAGGAGTTGGGCTACGGCATGGAGTGCTGAGCCTCCCCCCGAAGGCTCAGCACTCCCGTTCCGGGCCGGAAGCCCGGCTCCCCGGCGGCTCCGGGCCGGAAGCCCGGCTCCCCGGCTCCGGCCGGAGCCTGGCCGGTCCGGTGTCGGCTCGGTCCGGTGCCCCGCCGGGCCGGAAGCCCGGTTCCCGGCCCCGGGCGGGTCAGGGGGAGGGGACGACGCGGGCGAAGTCGTGGTGGGTGCGCAGGGCCTGCTGCCACTCCAGGGTGCGGATCAGGCGGTGGACGATCAGCAGCGGGACGACGCCGAGCACGCCGAACGACATGTCGACGAATTGCCAGAACAGCGGGATGTCGCGCAGCGGGCCGCAGATCAGGGCGAGCGGGATGACGCCGCCGCAGGCGAGCATCGCCCAGCGGATCACCCAGACGTTGCGGACCGGGTCGCGCAGCGGGCCCCAGAAGGCGGCGGCGATCACCAGGTGGGCGAAGGCCAGCCAGTCGGTGCCGTAGGCGAGGAACGGGTGGTCGCCGTAGCCGTCGGCGACGCCCTCGCGGACCCGGTGGACCCAGACGTCGAGGGCGGGGAGCAGGGAGTCCAGGCCGGTGGCGTCGACCAGGCGGGCCAGCAGCGAGGTCTCGCTCTGGAGCGGGAAGGCGGTCAGGCCGCTGAGCACCAGGCAGGTGATGAACAGCCAGAGCCAGCGCCTGATCCGGCGGCGGACGAGCGCGGTGTCGGCGGCGGGTGCGGAATCCGGGCCGGCGGTGGTGGAACCGGCGGGGACGGTGGCGATGTCGGACATGGGGAACCCCCCTCATGGCGCGGGTGCCGGAGACGGCACGCGGTGTCGCGCCTTGGACTCTAGACCTGAATTTGAACGTGTTCAACACGCCAGGACAGGCCGCCCGAAAGGGGCTTTTCGGACCTGTCCGCGGAAAGCCCTAATCTTGTCCACCGTGACCGCCATCGCAGACCAGCCCACCAGGCCCGCCCCCGGCCCGGCCGCCGACGAGGGACTCGCCCGCCGGCTCAAGGCGCTGGCGTGCACCGCCCCGCTGCACGACCTGGACAGCCGGAAGGTCAACCTGGCCGGCGAGTACGCCTCGTACGCCATGGCCGAGGTCGGCCTCGCCGCGATCGACCTGGTCACCCTCAACATGGACTTCGACACCGGCGCCGACCGGGACATAGTGCTCGCCCGCCTGCTGCCCCGGATCGCCGCCCAGAACCCGCGGCGCACCGTCGCCGAGCACGAGCGGGTCGCCCGTTGGGTGCTGGAGTCGCTGATCAACGTCGGCAGCGTCGACCGCGGCTTCCGCGCCGTCTACGGCACCTTCGGCCCGGACGGCGAGTACACCCGCCGCGACTACGACTTCAAGCTGATCGAGGAGGTCCCCGGCCAGGACGGCGGGGTCTACCTGCGCACCACCGACGAGGCCGTCAACGTGCTGGTCGGCGCCCTCGACACCGACGTCACCAGCGCCCAGATCGCCGCCGAGGTCAAGCTGGAGGTGCTGATCCGGCGCGGCCGCCTCGCCGACGCCCAGCTCGCCGCCGAACAGGCCCGCTACCGCACCGTCCAGTACGCCGAGACGCTGCGCCGCGCCCTGGAGGCCACCCGGCGCAACGTCCGCGCGGTCGACTGGATGGAGACCGTCCCCGACCTGATCGACGAGGCGCTCGACCACATCGCCGACCGCTACCGGCACGAGAACGCGATCCTCACCAACATCCGCAAGGCCCGCGACGAGAGCACCGACGGCGAGCACAAGCGCCGCGCCGCCGAACTCGTCGACATCGTCAAGGACTGCATCCGCCGCCACACCCAGCTGCAGACCCGCCTGCTGGAGGCCGGCCCGCTGTTCCGCGCCGAACAGGACCGGCAGGCGTTCGCCGCGCCCACCGCGCGCAGCGGCATCGACCTGTACGGCCAGCTGCTCGCCCCCGTGCTCACCCTGCCGCTCGGCGACGCCACCCGGCCCACCGACGCGTTCTTCGCCCGCGCCACCGGCCTGCGCACGCCCGTCTCGGTCCGGGTCGCGGACCTGGTCGACCTGCTGCTGACCCCGCCCGTCGAACGCGAGCACCTCGGCGTCGAGCTCCCCGAACCCGACCTGGTCGCCACCCCCGACGACAGCCGGTTCTCCGAGGCCCAGCTGGAAGCCGCCCTCGACCTGCTCGACCTGCCCGCCGACGCCCCCCGCCGGCTCTCCGGCCTGCTCGCCGACGCCCGCGCCCGCGGCACAGGTCCCGGCGGGGACGGCGACGGCGAGGAACTCGCCTACCTGGTCGCCCTGCTGGCCGTGCACGCGGCCAGCCCGCCGGTCGGCACCGCGTACCGGCAGGGCGAGGAACGGCTGCTGTTCGCGGTCGACGACGGCACCCGGCTGGACGACCCCGGCTTCGGCGGCGCCGACCTGATCGTCGGCAGCGCGCTGCTGGACGCGGTGGGCATGGCCGCCGACCGCAAGGACGCCGTGTGACCCGTCCCGCGCCCCGCAACTCCCGTACCGTCCGCACCACCTGCACCACCCGTAGCGCGTGCACCACCCGTACCGCCCGCACCGAAGGAGCCCTCGGATGACCACCACCAGCGAGGCGTGGACACCGCCCGAGAGCGAACCGGCCGCCGCCCCCGCGCCGATCAGTCCGGCGGACGTCACCGAGGCCGCCCGGCTGGTCTCCTTCGGCCTGCAGGCCAAGCTGCTGCCCGCCCGGGACGCCGAGTACGGCGAACTGGTGCGCCGCTACCGGGAGGACCCGCCGTTCGGCCGGCTCGCCGACGCCGTCGCCACCGGCATGGGCCTGGTGGTGCTGGAGGTCTCCGCCCGGGCCGGAATGGCGGTGGCCGCCGCCGAGGACTCGGTGTTCGCGGTCCGGATGGGCGACTACTCGCGGCGCGCCGCCTCCGAGTCCACCGACCGCTTCCTGCACGGCCTGGCGCACCTCGCGGTCGCCGCGCTCGCCTTCCCCCGCCCCGAGGACCTGGCCGACGACGGCTACCTCGGCCGGGTCACCGTCAACGGCGTGGACGCCTTCGTCCGGCAGGCCTGCCGCCGCCTGGAGGAGCGCGCCGAGGCCGAGGGCGCCAACACCGACCCGGCCAGCGACGCCCCCGGCCTGGAGGCCGCCTGGCGGGTCTGGGCCCGCCGCTCCGCGACCGGCGCCACCAAGGACGCCCGCCGACTGGCCGGCTCCACCACCGGCATCGTCTCCAAGGCGGTGTCCTTCCTGGTCGACTCCGGCTTCCTGCAGAAGACCTCCGACGACTCCGGCGGCACCTACCGCACCACCGCCCGCTACCAGTTGCAGGTCCGCGACCTGGCCGGCGGCGCCGCGATGGCCGAACTCCTCGACCTGGGCGTCGTCCCGGTCAGCGACGGCACCCCCACGCTGGCCCCGCCCGACGAGAGCGACGAGCTGGTGGCCGACGCCGGCCTGCCGTTCCACGCCCTCTGATCCACCCCAGCCACGGCTGAGACAGCTTCCAGGAGAACCACCGCACATGTACGAGCTGAACCGGGTCCGCCTGTACTCGATCGGACCGGCGGGCGCCCGCTACGCCGACACGGTGCTCGACCTGCGCGGAGTCGGCGAGCCGGTCCCCGAGCCGCAGCCGCAGCAGATCGGCCTGTTCGGCGAGGAGCCCGAGGGCCCGCAGCGCCGCCCCGCGCCCGCCGGCGTGCTGTTCCTGGAGAACGGCGGCGGCAAGTCCGTGCTGCTCAAGCTGATCTTCTCGGTGATGCTGCCCGGCCACCGCAACACCCTGGGCGGCGCCTCCTCCGGCGTGCTGCGCAAGTTCCTGCTCGCCGACGACTGCGGCCACGTCGCCCTCGAGTGGCAGCACACCGTCACCGGCGAACTCATCGTGGTCGGCAAGGTCAGCGAGTGGCGCGGCCGCCAGGTCTCCTCCGACCCGCGGAAGTTCGCCGAACTCTGGTACTCCTTCCGCCCCGGCCCCGGCCTCACCCTGGACGGCCTGCCGGTCGCCGAACGCCCCGCCCTCACCGGCGACCAGCAGACCCGCGGCCGCCGCCGCACCATGAAGGGCTTCCGCGACGCCCTCACCGAGGCCGGCAAGACCCAGCCGCACCTCGACGTCACCTTCGAGGAGATCCACGACCGCTGGATCGAACACCTCGGCGCCCTCGGCCTCGACCCCGAACTCTTCCGCTACCAGCGCGAGATGAACGCCGACGAGGGCGAGGCGGCCGGCCTGTTCGCGGTCCGCAACGACGCCGACTTCACCGACCTGCTGCTGCGCGCCGTCACCGACACCCGCGACACCGACGGCCTCGCCGACCTCGTCCACGGCTTCGCCGCCAAGCTCGGCCGCCGCTCCGAACTCGCCGCCGAACGCGACTTCACCGCCGGCTCGGTCGACCTGCTGCAGCGCATCGTCGACGCCACCGCCGCCCGCGAGACCGTCCGCGAGGGCCACCGCGCCGCCGAACGCCGCACCCGCAAGCTCGCGCTGTCGCTCGCCGCCCGCTCCGCCGTCGAACGCGACCGGGTCCACGACCTGGCCGTCGAGGTCGCCGCCGCCGCGAGCGCCGTCACCGCCGCCGAGACCGACCGCACCCGGCACTCGCTGATCGTCTCCGAACTGACCTACCGGCACGCCACCCTCGGCCTGGAGGCGGCCACCGCGGGCGCCGCCCGGCTGCGCCGCGAACTCACCGACGCCCGCGCCCAGTTCGCCGCCTGGCAGGCCGCCGAAGCGGTCCTGCGGCACCGCGCCGCCGCCGACCGGGCGGCCCGGGTCGCCGCCGCCATCCGGGAAGCCGAACTCGACGCCGCCCCCGCCCTCGCCGCCCGCGACCGCGCCGCCGCCGCCCTCGCCCGCGCCCTGGAAGCCGCCGCCGCCTCCGCCGAGACCCGCGCCGACCAGGAGGAGCTGCGGGCCGGCGAACTCCAGGAGGACGGCGCCGCCGCCCAGTCCGAGGCCACCGCCGCCGCCACCGCCGCCCAGAAGGCCCGCTCCGAGGCCGAGCACCTGCGCCAGCGCCTCGGCGAGGTCGAACAGGAGACCGCCGCCGCCGTCGCGGCCGGCTGGATCGACGACCCCGGCACCGAAACCGACCCGGCCCGCGCCGCCCTGCAGGCCGCCGACGCCGGAGCCACCGCCACCGAAGCCCTCGACCAGGCCCGCACCGCCGCCGACCAGGCCGCCGCCCGGGCCCGCGAAGCCGCCGCCGCCGAGGCCCGCGCCGACCTCGCCGCCGCCCGCGCCAGCGACGCCCGCGCCGCCGCCGACCGCGCCCTGGCCGCCGAGCAGCGCACCGCCGCCCGGCTCGCCGCCGAACCCCGGCTCGCCGAACTGCTCTCCCTGACGCCCTACCAGGACGGCGCCCAGGAGTCCGAAGGCTTCCTGACGCCCCGTCAACTCGACGCCTCCGCCGAGGACCTGCGCGAACTGCTCGACCAGTCGGTGGCCACCGCCGAACGCACCCTGTTCGACCTGCGCACCGCCGCCGCCGACGACTCCCGGATCCTCGCCGCCCTCGGCGACGGCGGCCTGCTGCCGCCCGGCCCCGACGTCCTCGCCACCGTCGAACACCTCGGCGAGCAGGGCATCCCGGCCCTCCCCGGCTGGCGCTACCTCGCCCAGTCCGTGGACCCCGCCGACCACGAGGCCATCCTCGCCGCCCGCCCCGAACTCGTCGACGGCGTCGTCGTCACCGACCCCGCCTCGCTCGACCGGGCCCGCGAAGCGCTCGCCGCCGCCGCCCTGCTGCCCCGCTCCACCGTCGCCGTCGGCACCGCCGCCGCCCTGATCGCCCCGATCCAGGGCGAACCGGCCTACTTCCTGGTGCCGCCGAACCCGGCCATGCACAACGAGACCGCCGCCGACGACGAACGCCGCGAACTGCGCACCCGCGCCACCGCCCGCGAGGAGCACATCCGCGAACTCGCCGCCCGCCTCGGCGGCGACCGCGCCCTCGCCGCCCGGCTCGCCTCCTGGCACGCCAGCTGCCCGCCCGGCACCCTCGCCGAACTCGCCGAGAGCGCCGCCGCGGCCGCCCTGCACGCCGAGACCACCGCCGCCGAACTCGCCACCCTGCGCGCCGACCGCGCCGACGCCGACACCGAGCACCAGGCCGCCGCCGCCCGCCACGAGGAGTGCCGGGACGCCGCCCAGCGCGCCCGCCGCCGCGCCGACGCCCTCGAAGGACTCGCCTTCCGGCTGCGCGAACGCCCCAACTGGACCCGCCGGCTGCGCGAACTCGCCGACGACGTCGCCGAGTGCGAACGCCGCCAGACCCAGTGCGCCGAACGCGCCCGCACCTGCGACGAGGACCGCCGCGCCGCCCAGCGCGCCGCCGACGACGCCCGCCGCACCGCCCGCACCCTGCGCGGCGAACGCGCCGAGATCGCTGCCGTCGGCGCCAACGCCGAACCCGACACCGCCGTCGCCCCCGCCTCGCTGCCCGCCCTGCGCGAGGCGTACCGGGCCGCCGCCCAGCTCTACGAGAAGGTCGGCGTCGGCGCCGACCTGCGCGCCGAACAGGCCCGCGCCGAGAGCGACGAGACCGCCTCCGCCGCCGAACTCGACCGCCTCAGCAACAAGGTCAAGGCCCGCGCCGAGGAACTCCTCGCCAGCCCCGACGGCGCCGACGGCCCCGCCCGGCAGGCCGCCGCCGCCCGCGCCGAGGAACTCGTCACCCTGATCGAGGCCCGCTCCGGCGCCGCCTCCGAGGAGGTCGGCCGCCTGCGCGGCGACGCCGAACGCTCCGCCCCGGCGGACGGCGAGGCGCACACCGAACTCCCCGAGGACCTGCTCCCCGCCGACCCCGAACACGCCCAGGCCCTGCTGCGCACCGCCACCGCGCTGCTCGCCGAACGCCGCGAACGCGTCGAGGCCGCCCGCACCGAACACGGCGACCTGCAACGCACGTCGGACCAGGCGCAGGCCGCCGCGGGCGACTTCGAGGAACTCGCCGGACAGCTCCGCGACGCCCTGCGCGACAACGGCGAGGAGACCGACCCCGAGGCCGACGCCTACCTCGGCTCGCTCGCCGCCGCCCGCTCCGCCGTCACCGACACCCGGCGCGCCATGCGCACCGCCGCCACCGAACTCACCGGCGCCGAACTCGCCGTCCGGGACGCCTCCGACGCCCTCGTCCGGCACGCCAACGCCGCCCGCTACGAGGCCGTCCGCACCCCCGCCCGGCAGCAGATCCGCGAACTGCCCGCCGCCGCGCTGCCCGACCACGCCGCCGCCTGGGCCGCCGCGTTCGCGCCCCGGCTGCGCGTCCTCACCGACGAACTCGCCCAGCTGGAACGCAACCGCTCCTCCATCGTCGACCGCCTGCGCGGCCTGGTCGAGACCTCGCTCGGCACCCTGCGCGCCGCCCAGCGGCTCTCCCGGCTCCCCGAGGGCCTCGGCGAGTGGTCGGGCCAGGAGTTCCTCCGGATCCGCTTCGAGGACCCCGACCACGCCGTCCTGGTCGAACGCCTCGGCGAGGTCATCGACGAGGCCACCCGCTCCGCCGTCAGGAAGAACTCCGACCTGCGCCGCGACGGCATGTCCCTGCTGCTGCGCGGCGTCGCCGCCGCGATCGGCCCCAAGGGCGTCTCGGTCGAGATCCTCAAGCCGGACGCGGTGCTGCGCGCCGAACGCGTCTCGGTCGGCCAGATGTCGGACGTCTTCTCCGGCGGCCAGCTGCTCACCGCCGCCATCGCCCTCTACTGCACGATGGCCGCGCTGCGCGCCAACGACCGCGGCCAGTCCCAGCTGCGGCACGCCGGCACGCTGTTCCTGGACAACCCGATCGGCCGCGCCAACGCCACCTACCTGCTGGAGCTGCAGCGCGCCGTCGCCGACGCGCTCGGCGTCCAACTCATCTACACCACTGGCCTGTTCGACACCACCGCACTCGCCGAGTTCCCGCTCGTCATCCGGCTGCGCAACGACGCCGACCTGCGGGCCGGCCTCAAGTACATCTCGGTCGAGGAGCACCTGCGCCCCGGCCTCCCGGCCCCGCAGGGCCCGGACGGGCCGACCGTCCACGGCGAGATCACCGCGACCAGGGTGTTCCGCAAGCCCGAGTAGCCGCAAGCAGCGAGGCCGGTCTCCTCGCGGACCTCCCGGACGGCTGTTCCCGGAAGCGACCCGCCGAGATCCATGGCGCCAACCGGCAACGCGTACAGGCCGTTGTCGGTCCGTCGCTGGAGCAGGACGCGCCCCTCGCTGTCGGTCACCACTGCGGACGCCGCGAAAGCGTTGGCTCCCCAGACGTGCGCATTCACCAACGTCTGGTCGTCTGCCCGGTAGAGGCTGTTGTGGAGCGTGGTTCCGTGGGTGCGGACCTCGATCCCCGACGTGCCGAGCAACGGTCGGTAGTGCATGAGGGCGAGACGGACACCGGCAGGTCGGCACGCTGCTCGTAGAGCGCCACCAGTTCGGGGCTTATCGCCCCGGCGGCACGTGGTTGCCGCCAGGGCGGCCACAGGTCGAACATGTCTTCTCCCAGTGCTTCGCCGGCCGGACGGGCCGCTCTCAGTCGGGTGTCCGGTTCTGATCGGCCCATCGTTCGACCGCCTTGGTGTCCACGCCGGCTCTCTCCGCCAGGGCGGAGCACGTCCAACCGCCCGACGCCATGACAGCTTTCAGTCCCTCGTTCGGCATTCCGCTCGTCTCCCCGCACGACCCGGACCCTTTCGGTGTCCCCGACCGAAGTGCCCGTACCGGTCGGACACGTGATGCGCCATCCGGACCACAGGTCGTTCCGCATGATCGCGGACGTGCCGATGGTGGCGGTGCCCGAGACGGAGCCGAAATGACCCGGTGACGCTGGTGACGGGCGTGCTGGTGCCCGGGGTGTGCGCTGTGCCGTCGGGCGTGGTGCTCGGGGTGTGCGCTGTGCCGTCGGGCGTGGTGCTCGGGTTCGCGCTGGCGGCGCCGTGTGAAGGACCTTTCAATGGGTGTCCGAGGCCGGCGCACCAAGCGGACCACCACGAAGAAGGTGGACCAGAAGGCCGGCGACAACCAGAAACAACAGGTACGCGACCACCGGGAGTTGCAGCAGGTGTTCTACGACAAGACGCGCCCCGCATCCGAGCCTGACGGCGGCGACGACAACAGCGCGGCGTAGCGCGCTCCCAACTCGCACCCCGGCCGTTGCCGTCTCTCCGGCCGGGGCGGGCGTGTCCGTTCGATCCGAGGGAGTGAGATGAGCGGAGCACCCGGACACCCGGTGTCGTCTTATGCGCTGTGCACCGACCCCGCGTCGCGCCTGCTGATCGTGCAGGCGGCCGGAGCCGGGGCGTGGCACCTTCCCGGCGGCGTGGTGGAGGTGGGGGAGTCCCCGTTCGATGCCGTTCGCCGGGAGGCCCGGGAAGAACTCGGTCTGAAACTCGACCTGTTGCCCGATGACCTGCTCGGCGTCGAATGGGCCCAGGGCCGCCGCGAGGGCGCCCGGAACCGGATTGTGTTCCTGTGGTCCGGACCGATGCCCGGCAGTGCCGATACCGATCAAATTACCTTGC is part of the Kitasatospora cineracea genome and harbors:
- a CDS encoding NUDIX domain-containing protein produces the protein MSGAPGHPVSSYALCTDPASRLLIVQAAGAGAWHLPGGVVEVGESPFDAVRREAREELGLKLDLLPDDLLGVEWAQGRREGARNRIVFLWSGPMPGSADTDQITLQPRELAAWRRADRDDARRLLHPAVAARIRAPLQWPGSVTYQETRTERTARHDDGRVPRQDAADRHP
- a CDS encoding MFS transporter, with the translated sequence MSQARTGPVVGVLAGAGIVVSLMQTLVVPLIPDLPNLLHTTAANASWAITATLLAGAVATPVLGRLGDMYGKRRILLASLTMLVIGSLICGFSSSLAPMVVGRALQGVGAGVIPLGISIMRDELPPQKLGSSMALMSSSLGIGGAFGLPLSAVIAQNASWHALFWISAALGLLVAVAVFFLVPESPVRSGGRFDVVGAIGLTIGLVALLLAISKGSDWGWGSGTTLGMLAAAVVVLPVWGWWELRTQQPLVDLRTSVRRQVLMTNLASVVIGFAMYAMSLVSPQLLQMPTATGYGLGQSMVAAGLWMAPAGLVMMLLSPISAKLSRAKGPKVSLLVGAVIITAGYLSALALMGHAWGVLVFSCLISGGIAFAYAAMPALIMGAVPVSETAAANGLNTLMRSIGTSSSSAVIGVVLAHMTTDFHGHTLPSEGGFRTAFMIGAGAAVAAALVTLAIPGIRRAVAGGAADPKDGPQLTAVTEGATAK
- a CDS encoding SUKH-4 family immunity protein; the protein is MDDTRLDALTLACAGVLPYPGEWRRAPYEEREVDGARYHLVAVDPGVSAIGVRVDGGPVMVLPEEEGEPGLLNSGPGQLLAFLELYREAAAEAERYEADEEPDESPAAAEEPADALLARFAAVDPAAVDPAAVADENAYWCIAAEELGYGMEC
- a CDS encoding DUF2804 domain-containing protein, translated to MATHEREITGPVDLCGPDGRLHRGAVGWSRTPLHRGNLRGWGRTKRWEYWCVTTPTHLLALTVSDLDFLTLDTVYFLSWDEHGVLEDHERTAIAPGLPLRPTAFPAGIAGSGGPHGADLTVGPERPGRRRVRISITHEPGGTRLRARALTADLRPLEADLLVALPDGHETLSVVVPWDDKRFQYTSKHTARPATGTVRLGDRTYGFGTDGDSWGVLDHGRGRWPRSLGWNWGAASGRTDGHTVGLQFGGQWTEGTGSTENALCVDGRLSKIGTELDWRHDPADPLAPWRITTPGSDQVDLVFHPFHDRRTRTEAGLIANRTDQCFGHYRGTVRTDDGLRVAVDGLLGWAEDVRMRW